Proteins encoded together in one Pontiella desulfatans window:
- a CDS encoding glycosyltransferase family 4 protein yields MANKINTDPTIVFVGQTPPPTTGQSVMIQVLLDGLKRRLHVEFVRMDFSASVQEMGTFSLRKVKTLVSLILQTRSLLRRYPDSVLYYPPASPSLVPLVRDIVFLLSVRSLAGAVVFHYHAYGMAGFLENRPLLLWLARKAYARADLAVVPTPSCAEEPRIFFPRRIEAVPYGRDLPGTTSQHKKRGGGTYRILFVGILTEGKGIFELVETVARLVALGMEVAVRCVGVWRSEKEKEEVVARVERCNLQQIIEFCGHLEGEDLWLEYLHADVLFFPTHYVYETQGMVVVEAMAFSLPVVSSDWRGPCDIVKDGETGILCRAGCIDDYVGALVKLCKDSRLRKAMGHAGYQHYQSCFTEGRYIGRWIDLIGELRITLENDRD; encoded by the coding sequence ATGGCAAACAAAATAAATACCGATCCAACAATTGTCTTCGTGGGGCAGACTCCTCCTCCGACAACCGGTCAATCGGTTATGATTCAGGTTTTGCTGGATGGATTGAAGAGGCGCTTGCATGTTGAATTTGTCCGGATGGATTTCAGTGCTTCCGTTCAGGAGATGGGGACGTTCAGTTTGAGGAAGGTAAAAACGCTGGTTTCGCTCATTTTGCAGACGCGTTCGCTTCTCCGTCGATATCCCGATTCTGTGCTTTACTATCCGCCCGCCTCGCCCTCGCTGGTTCCTTTGGTCCGTGATATTGTTTTTTTGCTAAGCGTGCGGTCATTGGCCGGAGCCGTGGTCTTTCACTATCATGCCTACGGTATGGCAGGTTTCCTTGAAAACCGGCCACTTCTTCTTTGGTTGGCTCGAAAGGCGTACGCCCGTGCTGATTTGGCTGTGGTACCCACGCCTTCCTGTGCTGAAGAACCCCGGATCTTTTTCCCCCGCAGGATAGAGGCTGTGCCCTATGGACGTGACCTGCCTGGCACCACTAGCCAGCATAAAAAAAGGGGAGGGGGAACCTATAGAATTCTATTTGTCGGCATCCTCACCGAAGGCAAGGGAATATTTGAATTGGTGGAAACCGTTGCTCGTTTGGTCGCTTTAGGTATGGAGGTGGCGGTTCGTTGCGTAGGTGTTTGGCGCTCTGAAAAGGAAAAAGAAGAGGTGGTGGCAAGGGTTGAGCGTTGTAATCTGCAGCAGATCATAGAGTTCTGCGGACATTTGGAGGGGGAAGACTTGTGGCTTGAGTATCTCCACGCAGATGTGCTCTTCTTTCCTACCCATTATGTATATGAGACACAAGGCATGGTTGTTGTTGAAGCCATGGCCTTTTCCCTTCCTGTTGTTTCCAGCGACTGGCGTGGCCCGTGCGATATTGTCAAGGATGGTGAAACCGGCATATTGTGTCGTGCCGGTTGCATCGATGATTATGTGGGTGCCTTGGTTAAGTTATGCAAGGATTCCCGGTTACGTAAAGCAATGGGGCATGCCGGTTATCAGCACTATCAATCTTGTTTCACTGAGGGGCGCTACATTGGGAGATGGATTGATTTGATTGGTGAGCTAAGGATAACGCTGGAAAATGACCGTGATTGA
- a CDS encoding methyltransferase domain-containing protein: MSIADLGGTLSFWEMNLEHLAEEGRIGKIDVFNLESSSGRVLRIGDVEIREFNADVTDLLEIGKTEYDIAFSNSVIEHVGNLHSQSLFAKEIRRISRRYIMQTPNRRFPIEPHFYVPFFPYIPLGIRSWLHQRFKLGWLMAESDPLQARIDCDQIRLLTRRELELLFDDAQIHVEWICGFAKSYILVGETTA, encoded by the coding sequence TTGTCGATTGCCGATCTCGGAGGGACGCTTTCCTTTTGGGAAATGAACCTGGAACATCTTGCCGAAGAGGGACGTATTGGCAAAATTGATGTGTTTAATCTGGAATCCTCTTCCGGCAGGGTGTTGCGAATCGGGGATGTCGAGATCCGGGAGTTCAATGCCGATGTGACCGACCTTCTTGAGATTGGGAAAACGGAATACGATATTGCCTTTTCGAACAGCGTGATCGAGCATGTGGGTAATCTGCATTCCCAATCCCTTTTTGCTAAAGAAATCCGCCGGATTTCCCGGCGCTATATCATGCAGACCCCGAACCGGCGCTTCCCGATCGAGCCCCATTTTTATGTCCCTTTCTTCCCTTATATTCCTTTAGGAATCCGTTCGTGGTTGCACCAGCGATTCAAGCTCGGATGGTTGATGGCCGAATCCGATCCCCTGCAAGCTCGAATTGATTGCGACCAGATTCGTCTACTGACGCGTAGGGAATTGGAATTGTTGTTCGATGATGCCCAAATTCATGTGGAGTGGATATGCGGTTTTGCAAAATCATACATTCTGGTTGGGGAAACAACGGCATGA
- a CDS encoding class I SAM-dependent methyltransferase, with protein MENLEAQALDTFLDKSWIHLGEPCQGSGSDQKGGLAWEMVVARLYALSLAELNEIIKRRFARRGAERRPHGFSRKALYEKTNFSEFYFEKGGRLPFDDETVDFIFSEHFFEHLFLDEAVDLFRECHRVLKPNGLIRTCVPDADLRTYEPVESVGYPNQCLPYSHPDKHKSRWSVYSLCEALEHAGFATYPLRYCDRHGQYIKSNPEDNQAFYKDCPEEELAFSTTYIQRIDSLIVDGIKL; from the coding sequence TTGGAAAATCTGGAAGCCCAGGCGCTAGACACCTTTCTGGATAAATCATGGATCCATCTTGGAGAACCATGCCAGGGGAGTGGTAGTGATCAGAAGGGCGGTTTGGCTTGGGAAATGGTGGTGGCCAGACTCTATGCTTTAAGCCTCGCAGAGCTTAACGAAATTATTAAACGTCGATTTGCTCGGCGAGGAGCCGAAAGGCGGCCGCATGGTTTTTCGAGGAAAGCGCTTTATGAAAAAACCAATTTTTCAGAATTCTATTTTGAAAAAGGCGGGCGTCTTCCATTTGACGATGAAACGGTGGATTTTATTTTTTCGGAACATTTTTTCGAACATTTGTTCCTGGATGAAGCGGTTGATCTATTTCGGGAATGTCATCGTGTGCTCAAGCCAAATGGGCTCATAAGAACCTGTGTTCCAGATGCCGACTTGAGAACCTACGAACCGGTGGAAAGCGTGGGGTATCCGAATCAGTGCCTGCCCTATTCCCACCCTGACAAGCATAAGAGCCGATGGTCGGTATATTCATTGTGCGAAGCCCTGGAGCATGCCGGTTTCGCTACTTATCCGCTAAGATATTGCGATCGGCATGGTCAATATATAAAATCCAATCCCGAAGATAACCAGGCGTTCTACAAGGATTGTCCAGAAGAGGAACTGGCGTTTAGCACAACATATATTCAACGGATCGACTCGCTTATTGTTGATGGAATAAAGTTGTGA
- a CDS encoding WecB/TagA/CpsF family glycosyltransferase, whose translation MSPCFEKKSVLGIGVSVVDQLQLLAAIAELARGGTPALVNNVNVHACNLAYEHPEFRDVLNHSEIVFCDGFGVKLAGVLTGNRLGPRMTPPDWIDDLFSMCERDGFSVYFIGDEDEVVGAFVKTVVARHPQLKVAGWRNGFFDLEDKGVVAEVSDANADIIITGMGMPRQELWAWQAKDHVDKGVFIATGALFRWYTGMERRAPRWITDCGLEWLARLVAQPRRHFRRYVVGIPLFYWRVLTSRGKVKPSE comes from the coding sequence ATGAGTCCTTGTTTTGAAAAGAAGAGCGTTCTGGGGATTGGTGTGTCGGTCGTGGATCAGTTGCAATTGCTTGCAGCCATCGCCGAGCTGGCGAGGGGCGGCACTCCGGCCTTGGTCAACAACGTCAATGTCCATGCCTGCAACCTGGCCTATGAACACCCGGAATTCCGCGATGTGCTGAACCATTCCGAGATTGTTTTTTGCGATGGATTCGGGGTCAAACTGGCCGGGGTGCTGACGGGCAACCGGCTTGGGCCGCGGATGACGCCGCCGGATTGGATCGACGACCTGTTTTCGATGTGCGAAAGGGATGGTTTTTCCGTTTATTTCATCGGCGATGAAGACGAAGTGGTTGGAGCGTTCGTGAAGACGGTTGTGGCACGGCATCCTCAACTGAAGGTGGCGGGATGGCGAAATGGTTTTTTTGATTTAGAGGACAAGGGCGTCGTGGCCGAGGTTTCGGATGCCAACGCGGATATCATTATCACCGGCATGGGCATGCCGCGGCAGGAGCTTTGGGCATGGCAGGCCAAGGATCATGTTGACAAGGGGGTGTTCATTGCGACCGGTGCCTTGTTCCGCTGGTACACGGGCATGGAACGCCGCGCCCCCAGATGGATTACGGACTGTGGGCTGGAATGGCTGGCCCGGTTGGTTGCGCAACCCCGCCGGCATTTCCGGCGCTATGTGGTCGGCATCCCCCTGTTTTATTGGCGGGTGTTGACCAGTCGTGGCAAGGTCAAGCCTAGTGAATGA
- a CDS encoding methyltransferase domain-containing protein: MATFAWWRSDGVGADLPFVRWFGTVLVSSCLTFANILVRWVKWRFLCRRNGIRMPARKGLGVYLATLPAILTPFYIGELMRIPMLGLPVRPTFHRLVRIFLLERGADALALVCLLSLGNLPVLAALAIVCIAVPFFLRGGRRAGWSVAVLLSILAWSLPVVSLAVFDAMVDGGIGIRDMAQLFSRSTLLGGLTGLPMGAGVTGSSLLGGFLDAGIARPDAVWMTTGFRMATTWFALAVGLAALIVLVARLRSATRSGNHFDAIADQYVDEIPGHIRDHLLHRKIDAILDGMGGVGGKDGLDVGCGQGAYALQFAEKGARMVGVDLSRNQLEWARKNAGAAELKAGWEQASADKLPFPDARFDFVYCVNMLHHMESEEAQLQALREMGRVLRSGGRIFVHEMNPFNPLFRFYMGYLFPVLNAIDEGTEWWIDPGRLPGIDGGKWKQEKHYFTFVPDFVPMGLWKLLRPLEAWLERSRWNAYSAHYMAVWEKA, encoded by the coding sequence ATGGCCACGTTTGCATGGTGGCGGTCGGATGGCGTCGGCGCCGACCTGCCTTTCGTGCGGTGGTTCGGCACGGTTTTGGTTTCCTCTTGTCTGACCTTCGCGAACATCCTGGTTCGTTGGGTGAAGTGGCGCTTTCTTTGCCGGCGGAATGGAATACGCATGCCCGCCAGAAAAGGGCTGGGGGTTTATCTGGCCACGTTGCCAGCCATCCTGACCCCGTTCTATATCGGGGAGCTGATGCGGATTCCGATGCTGGGGCTTCCTGTCCGTCCGACCTTCCATCGCCTGGTTCGTATTTTTCTGCTGGAGCGCGGTGCGGACGCCCTTGCTTTGGTCTGCCTTCTTTCCCTCGGCAACCTACCGGTGTTGGCGGCATTGGCCATCGTGTGTATTGCCGTGCCGTTTTTCCTTCGGGGAGGGCGCCGGGCTGGCTGGAGCGTTGCCGTGCTGCTGTCCATCCTTGCCTGGAGCCTCCCGGTTGTTTCGCTGGCCGTGTTCGATGCCATGGTTGACGGAGGAATTGGCATCCGTGATATGGCGCAACTTTTTAGCCGAAGCACGTTGCTGGGTGGTTTGACCGGGCTTCCGATGGGGGCCGGGGTGACGGGGTCGTCCCTGCTCGGTGGATTCTTGGACGCTGGAATTGCGCGACCGGATGCGGTATGGATGACCACCGGGTTCCGGATGGCCACGACATGGTTTGCCTTGGCGGTCGGATTGGCGGCCTTGATTGTGCTGGTGGCCCGGTTGCGTTCTGCGACTCGATCCGGAAACCATTTCGATGCGATTGCCGATCAATATGTGGACGAAATCCCAGGGCATATCCGCGATCATTTGCTGCACCGAAAAATCGATGCCATTCTCGACGGCATGGGCGGCGTCGGGGGCAAGGACGGGCTTGACGTGGGGTGCGGACAAGGAGCCTATGCGTTGCAATTTGCGGAAAAGGGCGCACGAATGGTGGGCGTTGACCTGTCAAGGAACCAGTTGGAGTGGGCTCGGAAAAATGCCGGTGCTGCGGAACTGAAGGCCGGGTGGGAGCAGGCTTCGGCAGACAAGCTCCCATTCCCCGATGCCCGGTTCGATTTTGTCTATTGCGTGAACATGCTCCACCATATGGAAAGCGAAGAGGCGCAGCTGCAAGCTCTTCGGGAGATGGGGCGGGTGCTCCGTTCCGGAGGTAGAATCTTTGTGCATGAGATGAACCCGTTCAATCCGCTTTTCCGCTTCTACATGGGATACCTGTTCCCGGTGCTGAACGCCATCGATGAGGGGACGGAGTGGTGGATCGACCCCGGTCGGCTTCCCGGGATCGATGGCGGTAAATGGAAACAGGAGAAGCACTATTTCACTTTTGTTCCCGACTTTGTTCCGATGGGGTTGTGGAAGTTGCTTCGCCCGTTGGAGGCTTGGCTGGAACGTTCGCGCTGGAACGCCTATAGTGCCCACTACATGGCGGTTTGGGAGAAGGCATGA
- a CDS encoding DUF2723 domain-containing protein: MSRNILQGKEGRHWFRAVGMVGLLALFYFASGPVNRTEAEDAYEYAWRLENESGMALLDAHHLLFLPLAKVVSTVVPHARALGVLGFIGSVATALMLYCFYRVLHSQLGVRPRDALVASLVPGVSYGVWRYAAEAEIYALSGMFAVWLLAVAIKSDGRIGSPVVSAIIAAMGSCIHIMNVLPAFAVGVVCLCRKQWRGAVVYGMAYVIVLLAVVGVLVALGWDAEGMHDVSQFAYEGSLFSPRSYPRAVVGIGSGVLSSQFVFAWETVGHWIAQAFPGMGIAEEMFFGKVLGMRLAVIGTATLVACFVSAIGLAFKSIKGWRLPEKHGSSATLAAVAGLWLLLYALIVFRYDPAAPEFWIQAIPAIFLFIFSLQSMGGRFPHLRAAFVLFLVCMLLHNGLVGMLPLKRADADYNAVKASPLLARVEADDLVLSSGSWIFYQYLRYHCPCDVVYLFAVDASADLECRIAGVQGQVYGFDDLGNPPSSLMLRYPEQGNWARKMGLELRDNSSITIVQRMELD; the protein is encoded by the coding sequence ATGAGTCGAAATATCCTACAGGGCAAGGAGGGGCGGCATTGGTTTCGTGCCGTGGGGATGGTTGGTCTCCTGGCTCTTTTTTATTTCGCATCCGGTCCCGTCAACCGAACGGAGGCTGAAGATGCCTACGAGTATGCCTGGCGCCTGGAAAATGAATCGGGCATGGCCTTGCTGGATGCCCATCACCTGCTCTTCCTGCCGCTGGCGAAGGTTGTTTCCACAGTCGTGCCGCATGCGCGTGCGTTGGGCGTGCTCGGCTTCATCGGCTCCGTGGCCACCGCCCTTATGCTCTATTGTTTCTATCGGGTGCTTCATAGCCAACTGGGGGTTCGCCCAAGGGATGCTCTCGTTGCCTCCCTGGTTCCCGGGGTGAGCTACGGCGTTTGGCGCTACGCGGCAGAGGCCGAAATCTATGCACTCAGCGGCATGTTCGCGGTTTGGTTGCTTGCGGTTGCCATAAAGAGCGATGGTCGGATCGGGAGTCCTGTGGTCTCGGCCATCATTGCCGCAATGGGCTCCTGTATCCATATCATGAATGTCCTTCCGGCTTTTGCGGTGGGGGTGGTGTGCCTTTGCCGTAAGCAGTGGCGGGGGGCGGTGGTCTACGGGATGGCATACGTTATCGTGTTGCTTGCGGTTGTTGGCGTCCTCGTGGCGTTGGGCTGGGATGCGGAGGGGATGCACGACGTTTCGCAATTTGCCTATGAGGGTAGCCTGTTCTCTCCCAGGAGCTATCCCCGGGCGGTGGTGGGTATTGGAAGCGGGGTGCTCTCCTCCCAGTTTGTCTTTGCCTGGGAAACCGTTGGGCATTGGATTGCCCAGGCGTTTCCCGGCATGGGGATTGCCGAGGAAATGTTTTTCGGAAAAGTGCTGGGGATGCGCCTCGCGGTAATAGGGACGGCAACGCTGGTTGCCTGTTTCGTTTCGGCAATAGGGTTGGCGTTTAAATCCATCAAGGGCTGGCGCTTGCCGGAAAAGCACGGTTCGTCGGCAACCTTGGCGGCGGTGGCAGGGCTTTGGCTGTTGCTGTATGCGCTCATCGTTTTCCGCTACGATCCCGCTGCGCCTGAGTTCTGGATCCAGGCCATTCCCGCAATCTTCCTGTTTATTTTTTCCCTGCAGTCCATGGGCGGGCGGTTCCCCCACCTGCGCGCGGCCTTTGTGCTATTCCTCGTCTGCATGCTGCTGCACAATGGGCTGGTTGGCATGTTGCCGTTGAAAAGGGCCGATGCCGACTACAATGCCGTTAAGGCGAGTCCGCTGTTGGCTCGGGTGGAAGCGGACGATCTTGTGCTTTCCAGCGGCAGTTGGATCTTTTACCAGTATCTTCGCTACCACTGCCCGTGCGACGTCGTCTACCTCTTCGCGGTGGATGCTTCCGCCGACCTGGAATGCCGGATAGCCGGTGTGCAGGGGCAGGTATATGGATTCGATGATTTAGGCAATCCGCCCTCCAGCCTAATGCTCCGCTATCCCGAACAGGGGAACTGGGCAAGGAAGATGGGGCTTGAATTGAGAGACAACTCCTCTATCACTATTGTTCAACGCATGGAACTGGATTGA
- a CDS encoding O-antigen ligase family protein: MAENDKELEWKPNGQLLAQWLVAIPLVAAFFYGVVGEDKFLLLSPLMIAGYVLLSGWLVSVAFSKWKTAVAPPSFYLWLLFVAFGVALVFSCPITYEAKLRMLVVGLCMGVFYLCSNSLVLFRDSRTVLGWLLVFTLLGCFYGLVNFFKQPDMVLWTERYYDYTGRLASTYICPNHFAHLLQMLLPFCFVLLFIPQAGLFLRILSGYCILVFVPTITLTESRAGMLGSIAAIGVTTLLVALRKNKKLFWALVVVVPLSAIILLVAAWNSSEMFKRRMAPVVDFLVEAKTEGFANTTTTDFRPLTWLDSMDMVAAKPVAGFGPGSYRYAFPEFRKRCEAVRMVTGHPHNEYLELAVEYGWVGFGLFAVAWCWGLIRILVFSLKTQNEHHAFMAMAFLGTAAGTMLHSFFDFQMHVFQNALVFSLLAGIAVGPMCGRRQEQLAAKPSMVRRVGAVALMLVAITGLAISVKTHASAFTRALADRVAAAGRVESAKSLYGNAIRMDAMNWRAYKNLGNLHAKDRRLILEREVKVEVAKVEHEVLAEGYLHNPMDAELAMLLGLVTLFLGDREQGLELLRQATVLRPFNDNVWWRYGVELRKAGQYEKALGIFQTAATIRNTQSIRKNIQWLEKQLNPVVEAKAPASADPSMDVRPDRKRVSLDELHDLLDSL, translated from the coding sequence ATGGCTGAAAACGACAAAGAATTGGAGTGGAAACCCAACGGCCAGCTGCTGGCGCAATGGCTGGTGGCAATTCCGCTTGTCGCCGCATTCTTCTATGGGGTGGTGGGGGAGGATAAGTTCCTGCTGCTGTCACCCTTGATGATTGCCGGGTATGTCTTGCTATCCGGCTGGTTGGTGTCGGTTGCTTTTTCAAAATGGAAAACCGCGGTTGCTCCACCATCGTTTTACCTCTGGCTGCTGTTTGTGGCCTTCGGTGTGGCCCTGGTGTTTAGTTGTCCCATTACCTATGAAGCCAAGCTGCGCATGTTGGTGGTTGGACTATGCATGGGCGTTTTTTATCTTTGCAGCAATTCCCTCGTTCTGTTCCGAGATAGCCGGACGGTGCTGGGCTGGTTGCTCGTCTTTACCTTGCTGGGGTGCTTCTATGGGCTGGTCAACTTTTTCAAGCAACCGGACATGGTGCTCTGGACCGAACGGTATTACGACTACACGGGGCGATTGGCCTCCACCTACATTTGCCCAAACCATTTTGCGCACCTGTTGCAGATGCTCCTGCCGTTCTGTTTTGTCCTGCTGTTCATTCCCCAGGCCGGACTGTTCCTGCGCATCCTTTCCGGCTACTGCATACTCGTTTTCGTTCCTACGATCACGCTGACCGAGTCGCGCGCCGGTATGCTCGGTTCCATTGCCGCCATCGGTGTCACGACCCTGTTGGTGGCATTGCGGAAAAACAAAAAACTGTTTTGGGCCCTGGTTGTCGTGGTTCCGCTTTCTGCAATCATTCTGCTAGTCGCGGCATGGAACTCTTCGGAAATGTTCAAACGGCGCATGGCACCCGTTGTCGATTTCCTGGTCGAGGCCAAAACCGAGGGGTTCGCGAATACGACGACCACGGATTTCCGCCCGCTCACGTGGCTGGACTCCATGGACATGGTGGCCGCCAAGCCGGTCGCCGGTTTCGGCCCGGGCAGCTACCGCTATGCCTTTCCCGAATTCCGCAAGCGGTGCGAAGCTGTGCGTATGGTAACGGGCCATCCGCACAATGAATATCTTGAACTGGCTGTCGAATATGGATGGGTTGGGTTCGGGCTGTTTGCCGTGGCCTGGTGCTGGGGATTGATTCGTATCCTGGTCTTTTCGCTCAAGACGCAGAACGAGCACCATGCCTTCATGGCGATGGCGTTCCTGGGAACCGCAGCGGGGACGATGCTGCACTCTTTCTTCGATTTCCAGATGCATGTGTTCCAGAATGCCCTGGTGTTCAGCTTGCTTGCCGGTATTGCCGTCGGGCCGATGTGCGGACGGCGGCAGGAGCAACTGGCCGCAAAGCCATCCATGGTTCGGCGGGTGGGGGCTGTTGCCCTTATGCTGGTCGCGATCACCGGCCTTGCAATTTCAGTTAAAACCCATGCATCGGCTTTCACGCGAGCGCTGGCCGACCGGGTGGCCGCGGCCGGCCGGGTGGAATCCGCCAAGTCGCTCTACGGAAATGCCATCAGGATGGATGCCATGAACTGGCGGGCGTACAAGAATCTGGGCAACCTGCATGCAAAGGATCGGCGCCTGATACTGGAGCGCGAGGTGAAGGTGGAGGTGGCCAAGGTGGAGCACGAGGTGCTGGCCGAGGGATACCTCCACAATCCCATGGATGCCGAGCTGGCGATGTTGCTGGGGCTGGTCACCTTGTTTCTTGGAGACCGGGAGCAGGGCCTGGAGCTGCTGAGGCAGGCGACGGTGCTACGACCTTTCAACGACAATGTCTGGTGGCGATATGGCGTCGAGCTGCGCAAGGCGGGCCAATATGAAAAAGCGCTCGGGATCTTCCAGACCGCCGCAACCATCAGGAACACCCAATCCATCCGAAAGAACATCCAGTGGCTGGAAAAGCAACTCAACCCGGTTGTTGAGGCGAAGGCCCCCGCCTCGGCGGATCCTTCGATGGATGTTAGGCCGGATCGGAAACGCGTTTCCTTGGACGAGCTGCACGACCTGCTGGATTCGCTCTAG
- a CDS encoding sugar phosphate nucleotidyltransferase, with product MKIFVPGRICLFGEHSDWAGGYRRINADIEKGYALIVGTNQGLYAEVKPHPDKLIIKASFEDGRRKGPFELPMDREALLEEAMKGGFMSYAAGVAYQIVTHYRVRGLEIDNYLTDLPVQKGLSSSAAICVLVARAFNRIYDLKMTVRGEMEYAYLGEITTPSRCGRLDQGCAYGNRPVKMTFDGDRLDVEELNVPETLHYVIVDLKAHKDTVEILSKLNRCYPFAEDDIQNKVQDYLGPINRDINRRAAETIRDGDAVALGQLMNEAQAKFDEHLQPACPSQLTSPVLHRLLAYEPIQPLILGGKGVGSQGDGTAQFLVKDKEAQQKVIEIIERDLKMPCMKLDIESLNPLRKAVIPAAGFGNQLFPATKTLKKEMFPIIDRDGRTKPVIMAIVEQVLSTGIEEVGIIIQEADRELFEDFFHQRLPVEHANKLSKEDQHYMQHIMDIGNKVTLLVQESQEGFGHAVHCAKEWVGHEPFILMLGDHLFASDTDTSCIDQLIDLYERTGRSVVGLQETPEEDVKHFGCATGVWEEGGQMLSITEFAEKPPVQYAREHLATQNVKEGHFLTIFGQYILTPRIFQLLEENISRNMREKGEFQLTSCLDKLRQEEGFVGCPVKGRRFDIGMPEAYRQTIIDYPKS from the coding sequence ATGAAGATTTTCGTGCCAGGAAGAATCTGCCTGTTTGGCGAGCACTCGGATTGGGCCGGCGGCTACCGCCGCATCAACGCCGATATCGAGAAAGGCTATGCCCTGATCGTCGGAACCAACCAGGGCCTCTACGCCGAGGTCAAGCCCCACCCCGACAAGCTGATCATCAAGGCCTCGTTCGAGGATGGCCGCCGCAAGGGCCCCTTTGAGTTGCCGATGGATCGCGAGGCCTTGCTGGAGGAAGCCATGAAGGGCGGCTTCATGAGCTATGCGGCCGGCGTGGCCTACCAGATCGTGACGCACTACCGCGTGCGCGGCCTGGAGATCGACAACTACCTGACCGACCTGCCGGTGCAAAAGGGTTTGTCATCCTCCGCCGCCATCTGCGTGCTGGTGGCCCGCGCGTTCAACCGCATCTACGACCTGAAGATGACCGTGCGGGGGGAAATGGAATATGCCTACCTCGGCGAGATCACAACCCCCTCCCGCTGCGGACGGCTCGACCAAGGATGCGCCTATGGCAACCGACCGGTCAAGATGACGTTCGACGGGGACCGGCTGGATGTGGAGGAACTCAATGTTCCCGAAACGCTTCACTATGTCATCGTCGACCTCAAGGCCCACAAGGACACGGTTGAAATCCTCTCCAAACTGAACCGCTGCTATCCCTTCGCCGAAGACGACATCCAAAACAAGGTGCAGGACTACCTGGGGCCGATCAACCGGGACATCAACCGGCGCGCCGCAGAAACGATCCGCGATGGCGATGCCGTCGCCCTGGGCCAACTCATGAACGAGGCCCAGGCCAAGTTCGACGAACACCTGCAACCGGCCTGCCCCTCGCAACTCACCTCCCCCGTGCTGCACCGGTTGCTGGCCTACGAGCCGATCCAACCGCTGATCCTGGGCGGAAAGGGCGTTGGCTCGCAAGGCGACGGCACCGCGCAGTTTCTCGTGAAGGACAAGGAGGCGCAGCAGAAGGTCATCGAAATCATCGAGCGCGACCTGAAGATGCCGTGCATGAAACTCGACATTGAATCGCTCAATCCGCTGCGGAAAGCCGTCATCCCCGCCGCCGGCTTCGGCAACCAGCTATTCCCGGCAACCAAGACGCTGAAAAAGGAAATGTTCCCGATCATCGACCGCGACGGGCGCACCAAGCCGGTCATCATGGCCATTGTCGAGCAAGTATTGAGCACCGGGATCGAGGAAGTCGGCATCATCATCCAGGAAGCCGACCGCGAACTGTTCGAGGATTTCTTCCACCAGCGCCTGCCGGTCGAACATGCCAACAAGCTCTCGAAGGAAGACCAGCACTACATGCAGCACATCATGGATATCGGCAACAAGGTGACGCTGCTGGTGCAGGAGTCGCAGGAAGGCTTTGGCCATGCGGTGCATTGCGCGAAGGAATGGGTTGGCCACGAGCCCTTCATCCTGATGCTGGGCGACCACCTGTTTGCCTCCGACACCGACACGTCCTGCATCGACCAGCTGATCGACCTCTATGAACGCACCGGCCGCAGCGTGGTGGGCTTGCAGGAAACCCCGGAAGAAGACGTGAAGCATTTCGGCTGCGCCACAGGGGTTTGGGAAGAAGGGGGGCAGATGCTCTCGATCACCGAATTCGCGGAAAAACCGCCCGTGCAATATGCGCGGGAGCATCTCGCGACACAGAACGTGAAGGAGGGGCACTTCCTGACCATTTTCGGACAGTATATCCTCACCCCGCGCATCTTCCAGCTGCTGGAAGAAAACATTAGCCGGAACATGCGCGAAAAGGGCGAGTTCCAGCTCACGTCGTGCCTCGACAAGCTTCGGCAGGAGGAGGGTTTTGTGGGCTGCCCCGTCAAAGGGCGGCGGTTCGACATCGGCATGCCCGAAGCCTACCGCCAAACCATCATCGACTACCCCAAAAGCTAG